ATAAAAACAATGCTTGATTTTTCGAAATCTCAAGGCATTTTAAGAGAAACAGAAAAATGTAATGGTTCTGGAGATTGTAGAAAATTACCAGAATTTGGCGGAACCATGTGTCCAAGTTATCGCGCAACTCGAAATGAAAAAGACACCACTCGAGCGCGTGCCAATGCGTTAAGAGAGTTTTTAACAAATTCTGATAAAGAGAATAAATTTGATCATGAAGAGTTAAAATCTGTGTTCGATTTATGTTTAAGTTGTAAAGCTTGCGCATCGGAATGCCCGAGTAGTGTTGATTTGGCGAGTTTAAAAGCAGAGTTTCAATATCAATATCAAAAAGAACATGGTGTTCCGTTTAGAACAAAACTTTTCGCTTATAATAATCAATTAAATAAATTAGGAAGTATAGCGCCAAGTGTAACGAATTTCATGTTTTCAAACACGTTTACATCTTCAACATTAAAAAAAATATTTGGTATAGCTCCCGAACGCACATTGCCATTAATTTCAAAACGAAATTTAGAAAAAGAATATAAAATTCATTCTAAAACTAGAGATTCTAAAAGTTGTATTAAAACAGTTTATTTATATAATGATGAGTTTACCAATTATTTGGATACCGAAGTAGGAGTAGATGCTTTAGAGCTTTTAAATGCTTTAAATTACAAGGTTGAAATGGTTGCGAATGAAGAATCTGGAAGAACCTTTTTATCTAAAGGATTATTAGAACAAGCCAAAAAAGCAGCCAATAAAAATATAAACATTTTTAAAAATATAATTTCAGAAAACACACCATTAATTGGTATCGAGCCTTCAGCTATTCTAACTTTTAAAGATGAATATTTAAAATTAGCAGACGATAAAATTTCAGCGGAATCTATAGCAAAAAACACATTTTTAATTGAAGCATTTATTCAAAAGGAAATTGAATTAGGCAATATAAAAGCAGAGCAATTTACTTCGGAAGCTAAAACCATTAAATTCCATGGGCATTGTCATCAAAAATCTGATAGCAATCAGTTGTCTAGTTTTACCGTTCTTAATTTGCCGAAAAATTATAAAGTAACCATTATACCAAGTGGTTGTTGTGGTATGGCAGGTAGTTTTGGTTACGAGAAAGAACATTATGGTGTAAGTATGCAAATTGGGGAACAAACATTATTCCCTGCTATTAAAAAAGCAGCTTTAGACACTGTTATATCTGCAAACGGCACAAGTTGTCGTCATCAAATTAAAGATGGCACAAATCGTATTGCAAAGCATCCTGTGAGCGTTTTAAGGGAAGCTTTACTGGATTAATTTATAGATTTAAAAATAATCCGAAGTGTAATAAGTTGTCTCTTCCTGAATAATAATTTCCTTTTATTTTGTAATGGTTTTAGCCATAAATATGAGGTTAAAATTACTTCAAATTCATTATTAATCAATCACTTTCAAATTAGCCTAAAACAATTCCGAAATAACTATTTAAATTTTGTAAATTTGCCTGCGTTTATAAGCGCAACATGACAACTACAGCAAAATACATTTTCGTAACCGGTGGGGTTACATCATCCCTAGGAAAAGGGATTATCGCGGCATCGCTCGCAAAACTTCTACAAGCACAAGGCTATAGAGTAACTATTCAAAAACTAGATCCGTATATCAATGTCGATCCAGGCACTTTAAACCCTTACGAACATGGTGAATGCTATGTTACCGAGGATGGTGCCGAAACCGATTTAGATTTAGGACACTACGAACGTTTTTTAAACGTGCCAACTAGTCAGGCAAATAACGTTACTACAGGTCGTATTTACCAAAGTGTAATTCAAAAAGAACGCCGTGGTGAATTTTTAGGAAAAACTGTTCAGGTGGTTCCTCATATTACCGATGAGATTAAAGAGCGTATACAAATGCTTGGTAAATCTGGCGATTACGATATTGTAATTACAGAAATTGGTGGTACTGTTGGAGATATTGAATCTTTACCATACATAGAGGCTGTGCGTCAATTACGTTGGGATTTAGGTGAGAATAATGGTATTGTTATTCATTTAACGTTAGTACCATTTTTATCTGCTGCTGGCGAATTAAAAACAAAACCAACCCAACATAGTGTAAAAACATTAATGGAAAGTGGAGTACAAGCCGATATTTTGGTTTGTAGAACCGAGCACCAATTACCTATGGAATTACGTCGTAAACTAGCATTGTTTTGCAATGTTAAGCAAGAAGCTGTAATTCAATCGATAGATGCATCTACTATTTACGATGTACCTAATTTAATGCTAGAAGAAGGTCTAGATAAGGTTGTGCTTAAAAAGTTAAATTTAAAAAGCATTGTACCAGATATTTCTAACTGGAATAAATTTGTACACCGTCATAAAAATCCAAAGTATGAAATTACTATTGGTTTAATTGGTAAATATGTAGAATTGCAAGATTCTTATAAATCGATTTTAGAAGCTTTTATTCACGCTGGAGCGGAAAATGAAGTAAAGGTTAATATTGAATCTGTACACTCAGAATATATAAATGAAGATAATGCTAAACTAAAACTAGGTCATTTAGATGGTGTTTTAGTTGCACCAGGATTTGGTGAGCGTGGTATTGAAGGTAAAATTGATGCTGTACGTTATGTACGTGAAAACAATGTGCCGTTTTTCGGAATTTGTTTAGGTATGCAAATGGCTGTTATTGAATTTGCTAGAAACGTACTGAATTTAAAAGATGCTGATTCTACTGAAATGAGTCCGGATACTAAAAACCCGGTTATCAGTTTAATGGAAGAGCAAAAAAGTGTTACCGATATGGGGGGAACCATGCGTTTAGGTGCTTGGGATTGCGATTTAAAAATAGGTTCAGCCATTCGTGATATTTATAAATCGGAGAGCATTAGCGAGCGTCACAGACATCGTTATGAGTTTAATAGTGATTACAAAGAACAAATTGAAGCTGCCGGAATGAAAGCAACAGGATTAAACCCGAACACAGGTTTAGTTGAAATCGTTGAAATTCCTTCGCATCCTTGGTTTATTGGTGTACAATATCACCCAGAATACAAAAGTACAGTTGCCAATCCGCATCCATTATTTGTAGCTTTTGTAAAAGCAGGATTAAACTTCAGTAAAAAGCGTAAAAGTGCCAAGATGGCACAAAACGAATAGTGGATAGTTTTTTGATTTAAGAAAAATAATATATAAAGGCCTGATGGATGTTTTAATTTGTCAGGTCTAAAATTTGAATACATGGAAGAAAAGAAATTAGACGTTAATTCGATTATTGGTTTTGTACTTATTTTCGGAATATTAGCGTACATGCTTTGGCAGAATAAACCAACGCCAGAAGAGCTTGAAGCACAAGAAAAAGCAAAGCAAGAACAAGTTGCTGCTGAAAATAGTCCCAAGCAAAATGATACCAAAGTTATTACGGCAGACGATTTTAAAGTTGCCGGTGTTTCAGATTCATTACAATTAATTGGCCTTAAAAGTAAATTTGGTGCTTTTGCTTACGCAGCATCAACGGCTTCAGATAAAGAAACCCTTGTTGAAAGTGATGTTTTCGCTTTAAAATTTAGCAACAAAGGTGGTTATCTATCAGAATTACAACTTAAAAAGTTTGTTAATTACGATTCACTTCCTATTTATTTAATAAAGGATCGTAATGCAGATTTCAATATCAATTTTGGAACTACAGATAGTAGAACTTTAAATACTAAAGATTTATACTTTACACCAACCGTTACAAAAAATGGTGAGAATACTGTGGTTTCAATGAAACTTAAAGTATCAGAATCTAAATTTTTAGAATACCGTTACGAGTTAAAACCGAACGATTACATGATCGATTTTACCGTGCGTTCTCAAGGTTTAAGCGATGTTATTAATAGCTCTCAAGTTCTTAATTTAGATTGGGCTTTAAAAGGATACAGACACGCTAAAAGTATTTCTTACGAAAACAGATATACAGATATTCATTACGAATATGAAGATGGTAAAGCAAACTACACAGGTGCTCGTGATGCTGATGAAGAGTTAGAAGATGTAACTTGGATAGGCTATAAGCAACACTTCTTTTCATCTGTATTATTAACAGATACGGCATTTAAAAAAGCACAGATTAAATCTGAAAACTTAGTTGATGACGAAGTTGTAGACACCGTTTATACTAAATATTTCGATTCTAAAATGCCATTAGCATTACAAGCAGGAGAACTTAATCAATCTATGGATTTATATTTTGGTCCAAACGATTTTGAAGTTGTAAACTCTTATGATCGTAATTTAGACGAGTTAGTACCATTTGGTTGGGGACTTTTCGGTTGGATTAACCGTTATATCTTTACGCCTTTATTCGGCTTTTTAGGAGGCTTTTTACCTTACGGTATTGCTATTATTGCCATGACGGTTTTAATTAAATTAATGCTATCGTTTGTACAATACAAGCAGTTTTTATCGCAAGCGAAAATGAAAATTCTTAAACCAGAATTAGATGCTATTCGCGAAAAGCATAAAGACAATAAAATGAAAGCGCAGCAAGAAACTATGGCGTTGCAAACTAAAGCAGGAGCAAGCCCAATGGCGGGTTGTTTACCAGCTTTAATACAACTTCCTGTATTCTATGCGTTATTCCAATTTTTCCCTTCTGCGTTCGATTTAAGACAAAAATCTTTCCTTTGGGCAGACGATTTATCATCTTATGATGTTATAGCAGATTTACCGTTTAACATTCCATTTTATGGAAATCACGTAAGTTTATTTCCATTACTAGCGTCAGTTGCAATTTTCTTTTACATGCAATTAACAACAGGACAACAAGCGGCGTCGCAACCACAACAAGAAGGTATGCCAGATATGGCAAAAATGATGAAGTACATGATGTATTTCTCTCCAATTATGATGTTGTTTTTCTTTAACAATTATGCTTCAGGACTAAGTTTATATTACTTTATCTCGAACTTAATTAGTATCGGAATTATATTAGTGATTAAGAACTTTATTTTAGATGAAGACAAAATTCACGAACAAATTCAGGAGAAGAAAAAACAGCCTAAAAAGCAAAACAAATTTCAGAAAAAAATGGCTGAAATGATGGAGCAAGCAGAACAGCAAAAGCAAGCTCAGAATAAGAATAAAAAGAAGTAAACCATACACTTCATAAATTTTAAAAAGCCCATTAGCTATATCGTTAATGGGCTTTTTCTTTTGTCTAAGTTGGGTGTTACCCAAAAGGGCCAGGCTTTATTCGTGTAATTTTAATTTAAATTAAGGAACTCATAAATATAAATATTTTGCTACTTAATCTTTAAAAAGAATATTCTAGCTTTGGTTTAGAATGGTTTATAAAATAAACTAGAAGTTCAACGATATGTATTGTACTATTAGCGTTTTCAAAAAAGGTTTCTAACATTAGCCCGATTTCTAATGCAAATTCGGGGTATAATATTTGCTTTTTATAGTCTGAGTTCGATTAATATTAAATAAGATTTTAGGAGTTAAAAAGATAGATTTTTAATATTTCTCCCATTGTTTGAACAGTACTTATTCTCTAGTTCATGGTTAATAAATTAAAGTCAATCAATTCGATAATTTTCCTTAGACGATTATCCTTAGATAGAATGCAATTATATATATCAGAATATGTATTTTATTGAATTACCATAATTTATTATTTCTTTATGTAGTAGTTGGTATAAAAAAAGGAGCAAAAACGTAACCGCTTTTGCTCCTTTTTAATTGTTTTAAGGAAGTTTTTCTGTGTTTCCCTAATTTATATTATTCAACTGAGATACTAAAAACAGCTTGAATATCTGTTTCTCCACCAGCATTAGTAATATCACCATCGCTTACTCCAGTTGCGCTTTTACTAGGCTCATGTCTTAGAGTAATTGTTAATGTTCCAGTTCCAATAGTATCGCCAGTAGTTACTGTAAATTCTAATCCAACAGGGTTACCGTCTTCATCAAAATCATCGTAAGTAAAAGTCGCAAGACTATTAGAGGCTTGGAAGAAAAATTGGTGCTCATCATCTTCTTCTTCAATTTCTTCATTGATAGATTCCGCTGGCGATTCAGTTTCATTTAAAAGCTCAAGTGTTCCATTGTAAGTCGTATTAGCAGCTAAAGCTCCAGATACAGTAATTACAGGGGCGTTTGGTCCATCACCATCTAAATCTTGTGTTTGAAGAGTAATAGTACTCCCGTCGCCAGCAGGTATTAAAGTAGCTGTTAAGGTTGTGATTACTTCTTCTTCATTTACTGGTTCCGGATTGTCATCATCGCTAGAACATGCTGTAAATACTAATGCTGAAATAAATAATAGTGATAAATTTTTTAAAGTTTTCATTCTTTTTTTTTAATATTAATAATTTATTTTTAATTGTAACATAAAATTTCTTCCTAAATCATCGGCGAAATATCTTAATCTATTAAGGTATTCTCTATAAGAAGTATTAAAAATGTTTGTAATATTCAGACCTATATTTAGATCTGATTTTTCAGAAAGTTTAACCGTTATATCACTTTCAAAATGCATTAAATGATAGGTTGGAGGAGGAGTACTAATATCTAATAATACAAATTCTTCGGTTGTAGGAATAAACACCTCAAAATTATTATCAGGATAGTCATTTTGCTTGAAAACCAACTCACTTTGTAATTCGGCATTAAAATTCAGCCATTTTTTATTTGAATAACCTATCGCATTAACGGTTTTAAAAGAAGGCATATCGATTAAAGCTTCTTTTTCTGTGAGGTTTCTACCTTTTATAAAAGCTGTTTTATTATTTAAATTCCATTGATTATTAAACTTATAATTGGCACTTATATCCAACCCATATAATAAGGCATTGGTTTGGAAATACTCCCAAACAGGAAAAGCACCTCTTATGGTTGTTTCTGTTCCTGTAGGTTTTATATAAATATAATCACTAATGTTATTTAAATAACTTTCCAGATTTAAGGTTAGTTTCTCATTTTTAAATAAATATGACGCACCAATACGGTTTGATGTTTCTTGCTTTATACGCAAATCGCCTAATTCTATTCGTGCTGCAGAGTGGTGTAAACCATCACTAAACAACTCGGAAGGGTTTGGCGCTCTGTTTGACAATCCGTAATTAAAAATCACAGAATTATTAGCATTGAATTTATGGGTAATTCCAGCAGAAGCCGAAACGTTATGATAAGTGAGAACAGGGTTTACTAATAATTGTGTGCCTAAGTCGTCAATTACAATATCCGCAAAATCCTCGTCATATCCACGTTCTTCCCAGCGGCTTGTTATATAAAACTTTTTAGCATCTATTCTGTTAAAGTCGTAACGTAATCCAAAATCTAAATTAGTATTTTCATTTAATTTAAATTCTGAAATGGCATAAATTCCGAAATCGTATTTATCATAATCAGGAATTAAACGTCTTACACCAGTATCTGGATTTGCAAAATTATTCTGAAAACCAGCATTTACTCCAAACTTATAAATAGCATTGGTATTAGAGTCTATTTTTAAATCAGACTTTAAAGTATGCGTTTTTAAAGTTAGATCTAAGGCAGGCTTATCTCTGTCATCTCCAACACGAATGTCGTATTCAAACCTTTGGTTGTTTTGGAAATCGTATTGGACTTCTAAACGGCCAAATTTTTTGAAGCGTTTATAAAAATCTGCTTTAATAACTTGGTGCGTGATCTCTTGCTTGGGGTCATTGATAGCATAACTAAAATCGTCTTGAACTAAGGGTTCTTGACTATTTATAGCATTTACTAAATCTTCAATGTTACCAATGTGAGATGCTCTTAAAATACCTATTTCGTTATTTAAGTAACTGTAAAAAACATTGAATCCTTTTTCGAAAGTTTTAAATCCCGTATTAACAGATAGCCCTTTGGAATTCATGCCTGTATTGGTTAAGTAATAATCTGGAGCTTTAAAATCGCCAAAGCGTTTATGGGAAGCTTGTCCAGTTAAATACCATCCTTTCTCCCAAGATTTGGTTAATGAAGATGATACATTATAACCTCTACCATTACTTTGCATGCCCAAAATAGTTTTTCCGTAAAGTGAATCTTTAAGACTAATGTTTTTAGGTTTCAATACAATAACACCACCAATAGCGTCTCCACCATAAGCTAGAGCATTTGCACCTTTAATAACGTTTATATACCCTGCAGCATTTAAATCTATATTTGGAGCATGTTCAATGCCCCATTCTTGATCTTGCAAACGCACGTTGTTTGTCATAACGACAATTCGACTGCTATGCAAACCATTAATTACAGGTTTTACAATAGTGTTTCCTGTATTAATGGATGAAACACCACTTACTCGTTTTAAGGCATCGCCAAGACTAAAAGCACTAAAGCGTTCAAGAGTTTTTGTTTTTAATTTAGTCTCTTGAGATGTTTTAGTTAGTTTATGATTTCCGCTAGCATCAATTTTAATTTCATGAAGTTCTTCAATATGGTGCTCCATATTAATTTCATATTGAGTATCTCCATTAATTTGAATTTCTATTCTTTTAGTTTCGCACCCTAAATGCGATATTTCAAGAGTTAAAAGTCCTTTACAGAGATTTTCAATACTATAGTTGCCATCAATATCAGATGTTGTATATCTGTCGAGAGATTCAATATAGATGGCAGCACCAGTAATTGCAGACCCATCATGGAAATCATGCACATTACCCGAAAGCTTATAATTGCAATTTTGACTATAAGCAATGCTGAAAATACAACATGCTATAATCATTATATAGTGTTTCATTACTAAATTTTAGTTTAAAATAAATGCTTGCTTTTATACTAAAACGGGAGGGCCTCTTAAAGAGAAAGATAAAGGCCGATGATTATTAAGAAATTTATATGTTACGTTATAAATACGCGCAGGGTATGAAATTTGAAATAATTGATCAAATTCTTCCGATAATTTAAAATGATGGTTTATATTGAATTTTTGAAATTCACAATCTAAATCTATTTTATGGATATGCGTACTATCTGCACCTAAACAAACTTTGTGATTATTATGGGCAAAAATATGCACTATTTTAACTCCTGAAGGAACGAATAGCATAAGTGCTAACAAAACTGTTAGCGATTTAAAAATGATATGTTTTATTATCGTATTCAATTAATCTACAAAACGTTTTAGCCCAAGTCTACGAAGCATTTTCTTTTCAAAATCCCAGAAAAATTTATATTGTCCAAATAGCCATCCTATACATACAAGGAGGATTTGATAAAAAATAAAACCAATGACAATATATAAAATCCAATATGCAAATGTAGGTAAATTGTCTCGGTTAATACCCATAAGTTTTATTAACGGACGACTTACAAAAACAGAAGAGGACCCTGTAGAAGCAAAAACCAAGAAAATACTAATTAATTCCCATCGGTAATTGACTTCCCATTTTTTTTCTAGCTTCTCGAAAATTTTAAGAATAAATTTTAGAAGAACAAAGAATATAACAGCTCCTAAACCTATTAAAAAAGCTGAGTTTTCTTTAGAAATAAATAAGCCTGTCAATTTAATAGAGGAGTAGCCTAATGCAACCAAACCTATAAAAGGAAAGATGAGTTGCCAATTTTTAGTTATTTGCCAGTTAGCCTTAAATTTTTGCACATGTTAGGTTTAGAAATGCAAAAATAGGTAAAGTGTTTTAAATACGGGGATTGTAAGGCCCTAATCTTTGTTTATATGTTCGTTGGAAGTAAATAAAGTAATTGTATAGCTTGTAGTTTACTTCGTAACCATAATCTATATGGCTTTGATAATCAATTTGTAACTCGTATAAATTACTATTAAATCGAGAGGGTTGGTTCACGCGTTGGTTCCACTCAATAACGTATTGATAATTTCTAGTTTCTAAATATTGTTGCGAATAAAAGCCTTCTGGTCGTGCTTGGCTTGCTAACCAAAAGTTAAAACCTGGTTCTATGATGATAATTTGGTATTCTAAATCGTCGTTTGAAATGGTTACAGTATCACTTAGCTTTTCGTTGGCTGCTTGTTCGTTTTCTGTTTTGTTTGGAACTGCTGTTCTTCCGGTATTACAACTAGCAATAAAAGCACAAACTAATAAAAGGTATATAAAATTTTTCATAATAAATATTGTTTAGTCAAACTTAGGCTTCATTACTCTGTTTAAAAAAGATGAATGAGTAAACCATGTTTTTGACTGAGCGAACGGCTTTAAGTTCATCTTAAATTTACAAAAACCATTCCTTAATACAGATAAACTAAATGGTTTTAACAAAAAAGAGTCAAGCTATTAACTTGACTCTTTTTATATATTTATGTAATTCAGGAATTTATTTACCGAAAAGACCTCCTAAAAGACCTCCAATACCGCCAGATTTGCTAGCATTACCAAGTACCATTCCAGCTACATCATCAACAACGCTACCGTCTCCATCTGCATCTAAAATAGACTCTAAGAAACTTTGTTCTTTATCTGCAGAACTTCCACCAAGTAGACCACCTAATAAACTACCAATTCCGTTAGAATCACTAACGTTTTGTTGTTTAGCTTGGCTGCCTAGAACACCCATTAAAATAGGAGCTGCAACTTTTAATATGTTGGCAACAGAACCAGCATCTAAACCAGATTTCTGACCAATAACT
The window above is part of the Algibacter sp. L3A6 genome. Proteins encoded here:
- the yidC gene encoding membrane protein insertase YidC, with protein sequence MEEKKLDVNSIIGFVLIFGILAYMLWQNKPTPEELEAQEKAKQEQVAAENSPKQNDTKVITADDFKVAGVSDSLQLIGLKSKFGAFAYAASTASDKETLVESDVFALKFSNKGGYLSELQLKKFVNYDSLPIYLIKDRNADFNINFGTTDSRTLNTKDLYFTPTVTKNGENTVVSMKLKVSESKFLEYRYELKPNDYMIDFTVRSQGLSDVINSSQVLNLDWALKGYRHAKSISYENRYTDIHYEYEDGKANYTGARDADEELEDVTWIGYKQHFFSSVLLTDTAFKKAQIKSENLVDDEVVDTVYTKYFDSKMPLALQAGELNQSMDLYFGPNDFEVVNSYDRNLDELVPFGWGLFGWINRYIFTPLFGFLGGFLPYGIAIIAMTVLIKLMLSFVQYKQFLSQAKMKILKPELDAIREKHKDNKMKAQQETMALQTKAGASPMAGCLPALIQLPVFYALFQFFPSAFDLRQKSFLWADDLSSYDVIADLPFNIPFYGNHVSLFPLLASVAIFFYMQLTTGQQAASQPQQEGMPDMAKMMKYMMYFSPIMMLFFFNNYASGLSLYYFISNLISIGIILVIKNFILDEDKIHEQIQEKKKQPKKQNKFQKKMAEMMEQAEQQKQAQNKNKKK
- a CDS encoding CTP synthase, giving the protein MTTTAKYIFVTGGVTSSLGKGIIAASLAKLLQAQGYRVTIQKLDPYINVDPGTLNPYEHGECYVTEDGAETDLDLGHYERFLNVPTSQANNVTTGRIYQSVIQKERRGEFLGKTVQVVPHITDEIKERIQMLGKSGDYDIVITEIGGTVGDIESLPYIEAVRQLRWDLGENNGIVIHLTLVPFLSAAGELKTKPTQHSVKTLMESGVQADILVCRTEHQLPMELRRKLALFCNVKQEAVIQSIDASTIYDVPNLMLEEGLDKVVLKKLNLKSIVPDISNWNKFVHRHKNPKYEITIGLIGKYVELQDSYKSILEAFIHAGAENEVKVNIESVHSEYINEDNAKLKLGHLDGVLVAPGFGERGIEGKIDAVRYVRENNVPFFGICLGMQMAVIEFARNVLNLKDADSTEMSPDTKNPVISLMEEQKSVTDMGGTMRLGAWDCDLKIGSAIRDIYKSESISERHRHRYEFNSDYKEQIEAAGMKATGLNPNTGLVEIVEIPSHPWFIGVQYHPEYKSTVANPHPLFVAFVKAGLNFSKKRKSAKMAQNE
- a CDS encoding DUF6146 family protein; translation: MKNFIYLLLVCAFIASCNTGRTAVPNKTENEQAANEKLSDTVTISNDDLEYQIIIIEPGFNFWLASQARPEGFYSQQYLETRNYQYVIEWNQRVNQPSRFNSNLYELQIDYQSHIDYGYEVNYKLYNYFIYFQRTYKQRLGPYNPRI
- a CDS encoding type 1 periplasmic binding fold superfamily protein, which codes for MKTLKNLSLLFISALVFTACSSDDDNPEPVNEEEVITTLTATLIPAGDGSTITLQTQDLDGDGPNAPVITVSGALAANTTYNGTLELLNETESPAESINEEIEEEDDEHQFFFQASNSLATFTYDDFDEDGNPVGLEFTVTTGDTIGTGTLTITLRHEPSKSATGVSDGDITNAGGETDIQAVFSISVE
- a CDS encoding TonB-dependent receptor, yielding MKHYIMIIACCIFSIAYSQNCNYKLSGNVHDFHDGSAITGAAIYIESLDRYTTSDIDGNYSIENLCKGLLTLEISHLGCETKRIEIQINGDTQYEINMEHHIEELHEIKIDASGNHKLTKTSQETKLKTKTLERFSAFSLGDALKRVSGVSSINTGNTIVKPVINGLHSSRIVVMTNNVRLQDQEWGIEHAPNIDLNAAGYINVIKGANALAYGGDAIGGVIVLKPKNISLKDSLYGKTILGMQSNGRGYNVSSSLTKSWEKGWYLTGQASHKRFGDFKAPDYYLTNTGMNSKGLSVNTGFKTFEKGFNVFYSYLNNEIGILRASHIGNIEDLVNAINSQEPLVQDDFSYAINDPKQEITHQVIKADFYKRFKKFGRLEVQYDFQNNQRFEYDIRVGDDRDKPALDLTLKTHTLKSDLKIDSNTNAIYKFGVNAGFQNNFANPDTGVRRLIPDYDKYDFGIYAISEFKLNENTNLDFGLRYDFNRIDAKKFYITSRWEERGYDEDFADIVIDDLGTQLLVNPVLTYHNVSASAGITHKFNANNSVIFNYGLSNRAPNPSELFSDGLHHSAARIELGDLRIKQETSNRIGASYLFKNEKLTLNLESYLNNISDYIYIKPTGTETTIRGAFPVWEYFQTNALLYGLDISANYKFNNQWNLNNKTAFIKGRNLTEKEALIDMPSFKTVNAIGYSNKKWLNFNAELQSELVFKQNDYPDNNFEVFIPTTEEFVLLDISTPPPTYHLMHFESDITVKLSEKSDLNIGLNITNIFNTSYREYLNRLRYFADDLGRNFMLQLKINY
- a CDS encoding DUF6787 family protein; amino-acid sequence: MQKFKANWQITKNWQLIFPFIGLVALGYSSIKLTGLFISKENSAFLIGLGAVIFFVLLKFILKIFEKLEKKWEVNYRWELISIFLVFASTGSSSVFVSRPLIKLMGINRDNLPTFAYWILYIVIGFIFYQILLVCIGWLFGQYKFFWDFEKKMLRRLGLKRFVD